The following coding sequences lie in one Porphyromonas asaccharolytica DSM 20707 genomic window:
- a CDS encoding T9SS type A sorting domain-containing protein, whose protein sequence is MTVQRLSQVSRLLAAAFVLLCGGLVTFGQQSFGGRPLMMQEGSLRSLTAVRTVSLDFNPADYLSQESWTETVQTKPLSVGRVIEHQADFAEAAQLVGTVEGRNIYRLEIELEGTPVGTNLYYEDFYIPEGGKLYIYSPEGKQVLGAYTHATHPEHGAFATEPIRGNTLILDYEAPITGEMPSIKVQGVGYFYRPVLMADPGVKHHMNSEDTSDPGFAKYCQINANCPEGDPYQDQKASSVAMLMVGGRGIGFCSGNLVNNVAGDFKPYVMSAAHCASITDKFEVSPLQLNQWIFSFHYEKPRCSSGDYATMQEVSMVGAEMKSFLPMKGYSDGLLLELKKEIPLDYRVYYSGWDAAPTVWPRGASIHHPSGDAAKISLFDGGVSITTWSLGGGADDHFGFRFTKGNTEGGSSGSPLFNAEGNQIGTLTGGAVTPCAMDGVYGRLNSHFDKYKSKGETWYMAKWLDPKSTGTTKVKGTWKQNYQPLAVVPSIIAKVEPTDASKIKISWKPVPQHPQGYEVKYNLYRNGRRIASQAETTREDLISGDMKRKGRVSYSVEAVYTIDGQEVTTPAAYYTLYTGQLASRAPMTVSEGKTGAKVKWQMPYNTQIVSKIKNRDKIAPLKASNGVNDILRYYNISKKDIYRIYMYDSYRLGQSPLNGRKLYIHQINFIPSQDTPYKPNGSIDTEKNISFFIRQKVDARPIQYYGLIVPQGTADKKEFISYQLSRPVEISDAHLLDVGFAFDGSNITGDIYIDANSTDENVNYDGCKLALDLKDDYNIRKFTLWPEPYSKNRMAYQALELVISDNPKKQPGVTNDYYTRGELPVPFPEIKSYVVYRNGQKVAELPSDTFVYDDAEGKTSDNYYVEVVYDYPGELRPNEPIRVAASEVNLYPAHFTTQLQLTDATDVEAVELYSMEGVQVAAFAGAQLMSMDVASLPAGQYVAMIRTADGVKTQRLVK, encoded by the coding sequence ATGACAGTTCAACGCTTATCCCAAGTCAGTCGACTCCTCGCAGCAGCCTTCGTCCTGCTGTGTGGTGGTCTCGTGACCTTCGGACAACAATCTTTCGGAGGTAGACCCCTCATGATGCAGGAGGGTTCGCTACGCTCACTTACTGCCGTTCGCACCGTGAGTCTGGACTTTAATCCAGCGGACTACCTATCTCAAGAGTCTTGGACGGAGACTGTACAGACGAAGCCTCTCTCCGTGGGGCGCGTCATAGAGCATCAAGCCGACTTTGCTGAGGCTGCTCAGCTGGTAGGCACCGTCGAGGGACGAAACATCTATCGCCTAGAGATAGAGCTCGAGGGCACACCTGTAGGGACTAACCTCTACTACGAAGACTTCTACATCCCTGAGGGGGGTAAGCTCTATATCTACTCACCTGAGGGTAAGCAGGTACTAGGAGCCTACACCCACGCTACGCACCCCGAGCATGGAGCCTTCGCTACAGAGCCTATCAGAGGCAATACACTCATCCTCGACTATGAGGCTCCCATCACAGGTGAGATGCCTTCGATCAAGGTGCAGGGCGTAGGATACTTCTATCGCCCAGTGCTGATGGCTGATCCTGGTGTCAAGCACCATATGAATAGCGAGGATACTTCAGACCCTGGCTTTGCTAAATATTGTCAGATCAATGCAAACTGCCCAGAGGGAGACCCTTACCAAGATCAGAAGGCCAGTTCCGTGGCTATGCTGATGGTCGGTGGAAGAGGTATCGGCTTTTGCTCAGGTAACCTTGTGAACAATGTAGCTGGCGACTTCAAGCCATACGTCATGTCGGCAGCGCACTGTGCCAGCATAACCGATAAGTTTGAGGTCTCACCACTACAATTGAACCAGTGGATCTTCTCCTTCCACTATGAGAAGCCTCGCTGCTCTAGTGGTGACTATGCTACAATGCAAGAGGTGAGTATGGTAGGTGCCGAGATGAAGTCGTTCTTGCCGATGAAGGGCTATTCGGACGGACTCCTCCTCGAACTCAAAAAAGAGATACCTCTAGATTATCGTGTCTACTACTCAGGCTGGGATGCTGCTCCTACGGTTTGGCCTAGAGGGGCTAGCATACACCACCCATCAGGTGACGCTGCTAAGATCTCCCTCTTCGACGGTGGTGTCTCTATCACCACGTGGTCTCTCGGTGGTGGCGCTGATGATCACTTTGGATTCCGATTCACCAAGGGTAATACCGAGGGCGGATCGTCAGGCTCGCCTCTATTCAATGCTGAGGGTAATCAGATCGGTACACTAACAGGTGGAGCTGTGACTCCCTGCGCTATGGATGGAGTCTATGGACGTCTGAACTCGCACTTTGATAAGTATAAGTCTAAGGGTGAGACGTGGTACATGGCTAAGTGGCTCGACCCCAAGAGCACTGGCACCACAAAGGTTAAGGGTACCTGGAAACAGAACTATCAGCCCCTAGCCGTCGTACCTTCGATCATCGCAAAAGTTGAGCCTACAGACGCTTCAAAGATCAAGATCTCTTGGAAGCCAGTACCGCAGCACCCACAGGGCTACGAGGTTAAGTATAATCTATATCGTAATGGACGTCGCATAGCTAGCCAAGCAGAGACGACGCGTGAGGATCTAATCTCTGGTGATATGAAGCGCAAGGGACGTGTCTCTTACTCCGTCGAGGCTGTCTACACGATTGATGGCCAGGAGGTGACGACTCCTGCTGCTTACTACACCCTTTACACCGGACAGCTTGCCTCTAGAGCTCCGATGACTGTCTCTGAGGGCAAAACGGGTGCCAAGGTAAAGTGGCAGATGCCGTACAATACACAGATCGTATCCAAGATCAAGAACCGTGACAAGATAGCTCCTCTCAAAGCCTCCAATGGCGTGAATGATATCCTGAGATACTACAACATCTCTAAGAAGGACATCTATAGGATCTACATGTATGACAGCTATCGTCTAGGTCAGTCTCCACTCAACGGTCGAAAGCTCTATATACACCAGATTAACTTCATCCCCTCTCAGGACACCCCATACAAGCCCAACGGCTCTATCGATACTGAGAAAAACATCTCTTTCTTCATCCGACAGAAAGTCGATGCTCGTCCTATACAGTACTATGGTCTCATCGTGCCTCAGGGTACCGCTGATAAGAAGGAGTTCATCTCCTACCAACTCTCGAGACCTGTCGAGATTAGCGATGCTCACCTGCTAGATGTCGGCTTTGCCTTCGATGGATCCAACATTACGGGAGACATCTATATAGATGCCAACTCTACAGATGAAAACGTAAACTATGACGGCTGCAAGCTAGCTCTAGACCTCAAGGACGACTACAACATTCGCAAGTTTACTCTCTGGCCAGAGCCTTATAGCAAGAATCGTATGGCGTACCAAGCCCTAGAGCTGGTCATCTCTGACAATCCTAAGAAGCAGCCAGGCGTAACCAACGACTACTACACACGTGGTGAGCTGCCTGTACCTTTCCCCGAGATCAAGAGCTATGTCGTATACCGCAACGGACAGAAGGTCGCTGAGCTACCTTCAGACACATTCGTGTACGATGATGCTGAGGGTAAGACCTCTGATAACTACTACGTAGAGGTCGTCTATGACTATCCAGGTGAGCTACGTCCTAACGAGCCCATCCGTGTAGCTGCTTCAGAGGTGAACCTCTATCCGGCACACTTCACCACACAGCTACAGCTCACAGATGCTACTGACGTAGAGGCTGTCGAGCTATACAGCATGGAGGGCGTCCAGGTAGCAGCCTTTGCGGGAGCTCAGCTGATGTCGATGGATGTAGCCTCTCTGCCAGCTGGTCAGTATGTCGCTATGATCCGTACAGCTGACGGTGTGAAGACACAGAGACTAGTCAAGTAG
- a CDS encoding penicillin-binding protein encodes MSKHSPIIARYRALGFLAILMTLWVFVKVIGIIFVEGPTWRKMAQNFHRPDTVTISPLRGNIISSDGHIVAISKPAYKLYLDFGAEAIQQMEPDSLYKQLDSLAYQMSLWEKGEQATYQALRKRLREGYRKAQHKQPGYRYVSIYPYEVSHVEYQRLKQTYPLMMTVERKGRMVRRRGPLRNGLTHEERALRDRPYGELARRTIGSVYKEVKGDLTQGEYGLEQSFDTLLRGEPGLAVRQYLAGSNRQNTLQPPRDGYNVYTTLDMNLQQIVHRALYEQMTQFEADYGGAILMEVETGRILALANLTKGSQSYYEGANYALSALNEPGSTMKTPFMMAALDDGVCTPTDTIDTGNGVFKYGGYNIRDHNANRGGYGRISVAQGLWYSSNIVLAKIAIKGYVEHPDGLYQHLSNYGMLERLDVGLEGVATPTIIRPEDKSYGNSTIPGISRGYGISVPAINTLNFYNAIATGGRVMRPYLVDRVEDAEGKVIQEYHPLVLHENICKPATLDSIRSMLDNVVIRGTAKGPVHSELISISGKTGTALMSNHGSGGYRAGGEVYMTSFCGYFPSDHPKYSCIIFVVNPHGVGRASGGIVAGRGVKRIAEEIYTLSNPILLDTITPHPASERLKHLDLAGGEKKRVESFVNAYKIPEIKSQSSSKVGSDQMVVPQYGHEGVELHPLARYSKGVMPRLVGLAPSEAVYQISLLGLEVQLVGYGRVIAQSIPIGTPIHPGQKVILHLGNNHRQ; translated from the coding sequence ATGTCGAAGCATAGTCCTATCATAGCTCGCTACCGCGCTTTAGGCTTCCTAGCCATCTTGATGACTCTATGGGTCTTTGTCAAGGTGATCGGCATCATCTTCGTCGAAGGCCCTACGTGGCGTAAGATGGCTCAAAACTTTCATCGCCCTGATACGGTGACGATCTCACCACTACGAGGCAATATTATTTCATCAGACGGACACATCGTCGCTATTAGCAAGCCTGCATACAAGCTTTATCTAGACTTCGGTGCAGAAGCTATTCAGCAAATGGAGCCTGACTCGCTCTACAAGCAGCTAGACTCGCTAGCCTACCAGATGAGTCTCTGGGAGAAGGGCGAGCAAGCCACCTATCAGGCACTACGCAAGCGACTTCGTGAGGGCTATCGCAAGGCACAGCATAAGCAGCCGGGCTATCGCTACGTATCTATATATCCCTACGAAGTGAGCCATGTGGAGTACCAGCGACTCAAGCAGACTTATCCACTGATGATGACGGTGGAGCGCAAGGGGCGTATGGTGCGTCGCCGTGGCCCGCTCAGAAATGGACTGACGCATGAGGAGCGCGCACTACGTGACAGGCCTTATGGCGAGCTGGCGAGACGTACGATAGGTAGTGTCTACAAGGAGGTCAAGGGAGATCTCACGCAGGGTGAGTATGGTCTAGAGCAGAGCTTTGACACCTTACTGCGAGGCGAGCCTGGACTAGCGGTAAGACAGTACTTAGCGGGATCGAACCGACAGAACACGCTACAGCCTCCTCGTGATGGCTACAATGTGTACACCACACTGGATATGAATCTGCAGCAGATCGTGCATCGCGCCCTCTATGAGCAGATGACACAGTTTGAGGCGGACTACGGAGGGGCTATCCTGATGGAGGTAGAGACGGGTCGTATCCTGGCACTAGCCAACCTCACGAAGGGCTCTCAGTCTTACTACGAGGGGGCTAACTATGCCCTCAGTGCACTCAACGAGCCTGGCTCTACGATGAAGACGCCCTTTATGATGGCTGCCCTAGATGATGGGGTCTGTACGCCTACCGATACGATCGACACGGGCAATGGAGTCTTTAAGTATGGAGGCTACAACATCCGTGATCACAATGCTAATCGCGGTGGTTATGGGCGTATCTCGGTAGCTCAGGGCCTATGGTATTCGAGTAACATCGTCCTAGCTAAGATTGCGATCAAAGGGTATGTAGAGCACCCCGATGGGCTTTATCAGCATCTAAGCAACTATGGGATGCTGGAGCGACTGGATGTAGGGCTAGAAGGAGTCGCTACTCCAACGATCATACGCCCTGAGGATAAGAGCTACGGCAACTCGACGATCCCGGGCATCAGCCGTGGCTATGGTATCTCGGTGCCAGCGATCAATACACTTAACTTTTACAACGCTATCGCCACCGGCGGACGTGTCATGCGCCCCTATCTAGTGGATCGCGTAGAGGATGCTGAGGGTAAGGTGATTCAGGAGTATCACCCTCTAGTACTTCATGAGAATATCTGCAAGCCGGCTACGCTCGACTCGATACGCTCCATGCTGGACAATGTAGTCATACGAGGCACTGCTAAAGGACCGGTACACTCTGAGCTGATCTCTATCAGTGGCAAGACAGGTACGGCTCTGATGAGCAATCATGGTAGCGGAGGTTATCGTGCTGGTGGGGAGGTCTATATGACTTCGTTTTGCGGCTACTTCCCCTCAGATCATCCTAAGTATAGTTGCATCATCTTTGTGGTCAATCCGCACGGCGTAGGTCGTGCCTCAGGAGGTATCGTAGCGGGTCGTGGCGTGAAGCGTATCGCTGAGGAGATCTACACGCTTTCTAATCCTATCCTCCTAGACACGATCACCCCGCACCCTGCCAGTGAGCGGTTGAAGCATTTGGATCTAGCTGGCGGTGAGAAGAAGCGTGTCGAGAGCTTTGTCAATGCTTACAAGATCCCTGAGATTAAATCCCAAAGTTCTAGCAAGGTGGGCTCTGACCAAATGGTCGTACCTCAGTATGGACATGAGGGAGTGGAGCTACATCCTCTAGCTCGTTACTCTAAGGGAGTGATGCCAAGGCTTGTAGGCTTAGCACCCAGCGAGGCGGTCTATCAGATTAGCCTGCTGGGACTGGAGGTGCAGTTGGTCGGCTATGGACGGGTCATAGCGCAGAGCATCCCTATCGGTACACCTATTCATCCAGGACAAAAGGTGATCCTCCATCTAGGCAATAATCATAGACAGTAA
- the rsmH gene encoding 16S rRNA (cytosine(1402)-N(4))-methyltransferase RsmH, giving the protein MSAKLYHTAVLCEDSLDLLVTTPTGLYVDVTMGGGGHSRALLERLAPEGRCIGLDQDPDAVVNAPTDSRYHFVATNFRYLGQWLDYWGLTGQVDGILADLGVSSHHFDSEERGFSFRYEEAMPDMRMNSRSGVTARDILLSYSEEQLADILYYYGELHDARRIAALLVSHRAVGYPTIAALMEVLTPVLPKGGPQLRNKLSRIFQALRIEVNDELGALRQLLSDSVRLLKPGGRIAIISYHSLEDRMVKEFFRLGCFEQPSEALAGMPLSAPAPLRVVTKKAITPSADEIADNNRARSAKLRVAERRENI; this is encoded by the coding sequence TTGTCCGCTAAGCTCTATCATACGGCTGTCCTCTGTGAGGACTCTCTCGACTTATTGGTCACGACACCCACGGGTCTCTATGTAGATGTCACGATGGGTGGCGGGGGACACTCTCGTGCGCTCCTCGAGCGACTCGCTCCTGAGGGGCGCTGCATCGGTCTCGATCAAGACCCTGATGCGGTCGTCAATGCCCCTACGGATAGTCGCTATCACTTTGTGGCGACAAACTTTCGCTACCTAGGGCAGTGGCTCGACTACTGGGGACTCACAGGCCAGGTGGATGGGATCTTGGCAGACCTAGGGGTCTCGTCACATCACTTCGACAGTGAGGAGCGGGGCTTTAGCTTTCGCTATGAGGAGGCAATGCCCGATATGCGTATGAATAGTCGATCGGGCGTCACGGCTCGTGACATACTGCTGAGCTACAGCGAGGAGCAGCTGGCCGATATACTATATTATTATGGTGAGCTACATGATGCTCGTCGCATTGCGGCTCTGCTCGTGTCGCATCGTGCCGTGGGCTACCCGACGATCGCTGCTCTCATGGAGGTGCTGACGCCAGTCCTACCTAAGGGAGGCCCTCAGCTACGCAATAAGCTGAGCCGTATCTTCCAGGCACTGCGCATCGAGGTGAATGATGAGCTGGGCGCTCTACGTCAACTGCTGAGCGACTCGGTGCGTCTCCTCAAGCCTGGAGGGCGCATAGCGATCATCTCTTATCACTCACTGGAGGATCGTATGGTCAAGGAGTTCTTCCGTCTAGGGTGCTTCGAGCAGCCGAGTGAGGCTCTGGCAGGTATGCCCCTGTCGGCACCGGCACCTCTACGTGTAGTTACAAAAAAAGCTATCACACCCTCTGCGGATGAGATAGCAGATAATAATCGTGCTCGTAGCGCTAAGCTGCGTGTTGCGGAGCGTCGTGAGAATATTTGA
- a CDS encoding SusC/RagA family TonB-linked outer membrane protein, whose product MKRLALFFLMLTASIGWAVAQNRTITGTVTSGEGKEPVMFANVVVEGNTSIGTTTDVDGKFTLSVPASAKKLTFSYVGLKTITVPITKVMNVVMTTDDQTLDQVVVVGYGSGQKLSTISGSMARVSGEQIAEKPVANVMDALQGKVAGMSVLTTSGDPNAVANVQIHGRGSLTAGSTPLYIVDGMQTDLATVMAMNSNDIESLTTLMDASSTSIYGARAANGVIVITTKKGKRSEEGFGHITVNAQYGISQFINRKPYEDMMTGDELLDYQADHGYLKAKDKKDLLKKLSENAKAENEKEAWPFNPLFDVDDYNPADYNFDWLKFLMGRKAPTYNADLSFSGGSNRTQYYISMGTLSQEGLTRGRNSFTRYNGRVSVDSKVKDWLKVGANLFGAYTTQYVSSFEGESYVNEGPFGALVQPRYFTPYDANGELRRYWYLTQVGNASVFQDVRDKYLNSFANGYQANIAGYAELTPIQGLIIKTQAGLDLTHSTSSRYFLPGAYWRTDPRGWRSERRGLTGLFTWTNTAEYRTSFADKHKLTFLLGQEWVQNRSDMIAAYANGLEHPEFMLLGSGSTQPEDLELPDQAKGGYNYLSFFGRVNYSFDNYLHLDLSLRSDASSRFGTENQTALFYSVGATYDIYRAHLEHVKWLNTLRLRASWGTTGNSSIPTLAFYPHLGRVNYSGIFGLYAASIGNPNLGWEKQSNLNVGVDFDAFDNRLHTVTNVYHRITDDMLMSVPLPYISGFASRYENVGSMTNTGIDLTVSYDIVRTRDWNVYASAVLNYNHEKITKLFYDLKEYKMPSYGLIYKTGEAEQFLVAEYAGVNPETGKQRWYVPDENGNISEDRVTENYEEDKLLRASGKKLRAPFNGGFSMGASWKGLALDIDWAFNVGKWIMNNDRYFTENVSRDFLDNNKNRKVLDAWTPENTNTDVPKFGEQIAFDSRLLENASFLRLKNVRLSYALPSAWFEKIGVISGVRVYVTGRNLLTFTKFSGFDPEAGLNMAMNSYPNTRQYVGGLQITF is encoded by the coding sequence ATGAAAAGATTGGCTCTATTCTTTCTGATGCTAACGGCCAGCATAGGATGGGCTGTAGCGCAGAATAGGACCATCACAGGTACTGTAACCTCGGGAGAGGGTAAAGAGCCGGTGATGTTTGCGAACGTGGTTGTAGAGGGCAACACCTCTATCGGTACCACGACAGACGTAGATGGTAAGTTTACACTCAGTGTACCTGCCTCTGCTAAGAAGCTGACCTTCTCCTACGTAGGTCTTAAGACGATTACTGTACCCATCACTAAGGTGATGAACGTCGTCATGACGACCGACGATCAGACCCTAGACCAGGTCGTCGTAGTAGGTTACGGTTCAGGACAGAAGCTCAGCACGATCTCAGGCTCTATGGCTCGTGTATCTGGTGAGCAGATCGCTGAGAAGCCTGTAGCTAACGTGATGGACGCACTACAAGGTAAGGTCGCTGGTATGAGCGTCTTGACAACCTCTGGAGACCCCAATGCTGTGGCTAATGTACAGATCCACGGTCGCGGCTCTCTGACGGCTGGCTCTACTCCTCTCTACATCGTAGATGGTATGCAGACCGACCTAGCTACCGTTATGGCTATGAACTCCAACGATATCGAGAGCTTGACTACCCTTATGGACGCTTCGTCAACATCTATCTACGGTGCGCGAGCAGCTAATGGTGTTATCGTCATCACAACCAAGAAGGGTAAGCGCTCTGAGGAGGGCTTCGGACATATCACTGTCAATGCACAGTATGGTATCTCTCAGTTCATCAATAGAAAGCCTTACGAAGACATGATGACCGGTGATGAGCTACTAGACTATCAGGCTGATCATGGATACCTAAAGGCTAAGGACAAGAAAGACCTCCTCAAGAAGCTTAGCGAGAATGCTAAGGCCGAGAACGAAAAAGAGGCATGGCCATTCAACCCACTCTTTGATGTGGATGACTATAATCCTGCAGATTACAACTTCGACTGGCTTAAGTTCCTCATGGGACGCAAGGCTCCTACGTACAATGCAGACCTCTCTTTCAGCGGTGGTAGCAATCGTACACAGTACTACATCTCTATGGGTACACTCTCACAGGAGGGTCTGACTCGTGGCCGCAACAGCTTCACACGCTACAATGGTCGTGTAAGTGTTGATTCAAAGGTCAAGGACTGGCTCAAGGTCGGTGCTAACCTCTTCGGTGCTTATACGACACAGTATGTCTCTAGCTTCGAGGGCGAGTCTTATGTCAATGAGGGTCCGTTTGGAGCTCTCGTTCAGCCTCGCTACTTCACACCTTATGATGCAAACGGTGAGCTACGTCGCTATTGGTACCTAACTCAGGTTGGAAATGCGTCTGTCTTCCAGGATGTTAGAGATAAGTATCTCAACAGCTTCGCTAACGGCTATCAGGCAAATATCGCAGGTTATGCTGAGCTAACGCCTATCCAGGGTCTGATCATCAAGACGCAAGCTGGTCTTGACCTGACGCACAGCACCTCTTCTAGATATTTCTTGCCAGGTGCTTATTGGAGAACCGATCCGCGTGGTTGGAGAAGCGAGCGTCGTGGTCTCACAGGTCTCTTCACTTGGACCAACACAGCTGAGTACCGCACCTCTTTTGCTGACAAGCACAAGCTCACCTTCCTACTCGGTCAGGAGTGGGTACAGAACCGCTCAGACATGATCGCTGCTTACGCTAACGGTCTAGAGCACCCAGAGTTTATGCTCCTCGGTTCTGGTAGTACACAGCCTGAGGATCTGGAGCTACCTGATCAAGCTAAGGGTGGTTACAACTACCTCTCTTTCTTCGGTCGTGTCAACTACTCTTTTGACAACTACCTACACCTAGATCTATCACTACGTAGTGATGCTTCTTCACGATTCGGTACTGAGAATCAGACAGCACTCTTCTACTCAGTAGGTGCTACCTATGATATCTATCGTGCACATCTAGAGCACGTCAAGTGGCTCAACACGCTACGTCTACGTGCCAGCTGGGGTACGACGGGTAACTCTTCTATCCCTACGCTAGCATTCTACCCACACCTCGGTCGTGTGAACTATAGTGGTATCTTTGGTCTCTATGCAGCTTCGATTGGTAATCCTAACCTCGGTTGGGAGAAGCAGTCTAACCTCAACGTGGGTGTAGACTTCGATGCCTTCGATAATCGCCTGCACACGGTGACAAACGTTTATCACCGTATCACGGACGACATGCTTATGTCAGTACCTCTACCTTACATCTCTGGCTTTGCTTCTCGCTATGAGAACGTAGGCTCGATGACCAATACGGGTATTGACCTGACGGTTAGCTACGACATCGTTCGTACACGTGATTGGAACGTATACGCATCTGCCGTACTCAACTACAACCACGAGAAGATCACCAAGCTATTCTATGACCTAAAGGAGTACAAGATGCCGAGCTATGGACTGATCTATAAGACTGGTGAGGCTGAGCAGTTCCTCGTTGCTGAGTATGCTGGTGTCAACCCCGAGACTGGTAAGCAGCGCTGGTATGTACCCGATGAGAATGGTAACATCTCAGAGGATCGTGTCACAGAGAACTATGAGGAGGACAAGCTCCTTCGTGCTTCTGGCAAGAAGCTCCGTGCTCCATTCAATGGCGGTTTCTCTATGGGCGCCAGCTGGAAGGGTCTAGCACTCGATATCGACTGGGCATTTAACGTAGGTAAGTGGATTATGAATAATGACCGCTACTTCACAGAGAACGTGAGCCGCGACTTCCTAGACAATAACAAGAACCGCAAGGTCCTCGACGCTTGGACCCCAGAGAATACGAATACAGACGTTCCTAAGTTCGGTGAGCAGATCGCTTTCGACTCTCGCCTTCTGGAGAATGCTTCATTCCTTCGCTTGAAGAACGTACGTCTCTCTTACGCACTGCCTAGCGCATGGTTTGAGAAGATCGGTGTCATCTCAGGTGTTCGTGTCTATGTAACTGGACGTAACCTACTCACCTTTACTAAGTTTAGTGGATTTGACCCAGAGGCTGGTCTCAATATGGCTATGAATAGCTATCCTAACACCCGCCAGTATGTAGGAGGTCTTCAGATCACATTCTAA
- a CDS encoding FtsL-like putative cell division protein codes for MVKIDDTYFDDNLEEQLQEPAPVATDDESVTEPEPRPLLGDLLDEDSSSEIAETDTPSDSAPAVAALDQADDEVAGEVASTPSTPESTPLEEPSALEELEADDADEGLSEEPARSTRKRSSYGLWYWLGGDMLEQPAFRKYIPAFIAILLMGLIHVTSNYQIISKRRQIDKLETQVKDLTYKHMESVSELTRRSIGGNFEQQLQAMGSDLEAPSQQSIILYRDAKK; via the coding sequence ATGGTTAAGATAGACGATACATACTTTGACGATAACCTTGAGGAGCAGCTTCAGGAGCCAGCACCCGTGGCTACTGATGATGAGTCTGTAACTGAGCCTGAGCCGAGACCTCTGCTAGGAGATCTCCTTGATGAAGATAGTTCTTCTGAAATTGCTGAGACGGACACTCCGAGCGACAGCGCACCCGCTGTAGCTGCACTAGACCAGGCAGACGATGAGGTAGCAGGCGAAGTGGCAAGCACACCCTCCACGCCAGAGTCTACGCCTCTCGAAGAGCCAAGCGCTCTAGAAGAGCTAGAGGCAGATGATGCCGATGAAGGGCTCTCTGAGGAGCCTGCCCGGTCTACCCGCAAGCGCTCTTCGTATGGTCTGTGGTATTGGCTAGGCGGTGATATGCTGGAGCAGCCCGCCTTTAGAAAGTATATACCCGCCTTTATCGCTATCCTCCTGATGGGACTGATCCATGTCACAAGCAACTATCAGATCATCTCCAAGCGTCGCCAGATAGATAAGCTGGAGACGCAGGTCAAAGACTTAACCTACAAGCACATGGAGAGCGTCAGCGAGCTAACGCGTCGCAGCATCGGAGGTAACTTCGAGCAGCAGCTCCAGGCGATGGGGTCGGATCTTGAGGCACCCTCGCAGCAGTCGATCATCCTCTATCGTGATGCTAAGAAATAA